The DNA segment AAATAAAGCAAACGTAAGCGTTGTATAGGCAATTAAAACACCGTGAATATCGAGTTATTGATGGCCAACCTTCTTAAACCAAGGAGTACTGGTGGTTAAGCACTGCGTTTTGTAAACGTGTATGTACAAAAGTGATTACAATGTTTTGCGTACGGTAAAAGTGAGGCTCGAATCACAACATTGATGATATATGAGCAGTATATATACTGCCCTCGCTTTTAATAAATACTGGTGATAGGAATGTCGAAAACCAAAGTGCTCATTGTCGAAGATGACCAAGAGATAGCTCGTTTAACTACGCTTTACCTAGAAGCTGAAGGCTACGATGTTAGCGTTGTTCATGAAGGGAATTTAGCACTTGAAGCGATCCGCAGTATTGAACCTGATTTAGTGCTGTTGGACTTGATGCTTCCAGGCATGAGTGGCGCTCAAATTTGCCGTCAGGCTCGAGAGTTTTACAATGGAATAATTTTAGTGTTGACCGCCTCTGCCGATGAAATGAGTGAGGTAAGCTTATTTAAGTTTGGCGCGGATGATTACGTTGCAAAGCCTATTCGTGGCCATGCCTTGTTGGCGAGAATTGAAGCGTTATTACGTCGAGCTGCTCCTATTGCTATCGCGCCGGAAAAGACGGCTGAAAAGCAATGCGATATTGTGATCA comes from the Vibrio splendidus genome and includes:
- a CDS encoding response regulator transcription factor; this encodes MSKTKVLIVEDDQEIARLTTLYLEAEGYDVSVVHEGNLALEAIRSIEPDLVLLDLMLPGMSGAQICRQAREFYNGIILVLTASADEMSEVSLFKFGADDYVAKPIRGHALLARIEALLRRAAPIAIAPEKTAEKQCDIVINNIAQSATLYGQNLKLTSAEFEILNLLVNNICQVVTRDQCCQLFRGIDYSFNDRSIDMRVSGLRRKLRIHAKDKQLIRTVRNKGYMLVA